From Sporolactobacillus pectinivorans:
TTATTCTGTTTAAAAGGAAATGATGATACTTGTCCGTTGAACGTGGGTGCCCCAGGACAAGAGGAGTTACTGGCACAACCGGCCTTTTTCATGGCTTTTACCATGGAAAGGGTCTTTTTCTTTCTCGGTATGAAACGTTAGTCGTGTTGTGATTCAGAAGTGAAAGTTTTTCAGTTTTCAAAGGGAGGATAAAAAATTGAAACAGTGGATTCATTTTCGAAAGAAACGATCTGAACTCGCTAATTTGAGCAAAAGGGAAGCAGATTTGGATCTGCAGCTTCTGGAAACCAAAAACAGAATAGAGAAGTTGAGCCGAGTCGAGCAGGAAACGGTTAACAACCTGATCAAAAATGAAAAACGTTTGGTTGAAATTGAACAACAGTTGAAGACTTTCATTTTGGGAGTCAAATCATGAGAATCATCAATCCATTCTATTTGCAGCGTATCAATCATGAAGGCGAACCGGACACATTTGACTATAACGTTTCGTTAAAGGAAAAAGAGCTGCAGCGACTTAATGAACAAATAAATCAAAGTAGGGAAAGAACGAAGAAACGGATTAAAGAGTCCAAAGAAAAAATTGCCGAGATGTATATTCGAATTGAAAAGTTGCTCCGGAATAATGAGCAATCGCAACCATTGGATGAGGCTCTAACCCATGGTGAACAGGCAAACCATGCATTTGGCAGCCTGAGAATCGGAGAACGTTTGCTGATACGAGGCGCTATCACCGCCGAACAATTGAATCAGGCGCTTGAAGATCAAAGCAGACACGGGGGAAGAATCGGGGATACACTTGTGCATCTGGGGTATGTCACGCGCGATCAGGTAGAGCAGATCCTTGATCAGTCATTTCGAAGGCTCCTTCTTGGTGAACAATTAGTTCAATCAGGGGATCTGAGGCGAGAAGAGCTGCAGAAAGCTCTGCGCTATCAGGAGAAGATCGGCGGCGATATTGGTGAAATCCTGCTTTCCATGAATTTGATCACTCAGAACCAGCTTTATGGGGCGTTGGCTGTGCAGAATCAGGTGGGACGGCTGATTTCTTACAATAAATATGACGCTGAAAAAAATAAAATACCTAAAGGACTGGCCAGTCAGTATCATGCAATCGTGATTAGCCGGTCAGTCGAAAGGTGTGTCATCGCGGTTGAAACGCTGCTGAATAGCAAGCAGCTCTCGACGCTTTCTAAACAGCTGGATGTGCCGGTGACACAAGTTTTAGCTTCCCCTTGGGAAATGGAAGATATGTGGGGGGATATTTACAAGAAAGAATTTTTGAATGAAAGTACTGATAAGTTGAAAAATGAGCAGCCGGAAAACTCAGCAAGCGAGACTTTTACGCTCTCTCAGATTGTCTGCATGATCATTCTTAGCATTATGATTGCCGCCTCGCTTCTCTGGAATTGGTTTTATACACTGGTTATCATCAATATTATCATCCAGCTGGTTTATTTTGGGATGTCTATAACCAAGTTTGTGCTTATCCTATACGGTACGAGAGAAACCGCTCAGTTAAGGATCACGGACGAAGAGATTGCTGCGATTAATGAACGAGATTTACCGATGTACACGATTTTAGTGCCCATGTATAAAGAAAGCAATGTCATACCGAAACTGGTGACTAATTTGAGTCAACTGGATTATCCGAAAAACAAATTGGATATCCGCCTGCTTATTGAGCAAGATGATGTGGAAGCGCAGCAAGTCATTCAATCTATGAATCTCCCGCTCTATTTTCAGACTATTGTTGTTCCTGATGGTCAGCCGAAAACAAAACCGAAAGCTTGCAATTATGGTTTGATTCGCGCGCGCGGCGATTATATTGTCATCTACGATGCTGAAGATCAGCCCGATCGTGATCAGTTAAAGAAAGTTTTTCTCGCCTTTCAGAAAAGCCCGGAGAGTACAGCCTGCATTCAGGCCAAACTGAACTATTTTAACAGTGATCAGAATTTATTAACACGCTTTTTTACACAGGAATATAGTAATTGGTTTGAGCTCATGCTTCCCGGTGTCATGCAAATCAACGTTCCAATACCTTTAGGTGGGACATCAAACCATTTTAAAACAGATGTGTTGAAAAAGCTGGGTGCATGGGATCCGTACAATGTCACCGAAGATGCCGATTTGGGCATTCGCTTGTATAAACAGAAATATACAACGAAGGTGGTGGATTCGCGAACGCTTGAAGAAGCAAACAGCCGCTCCCGGAACTGGATCAGGCAGCGTTCCAGGTGGATTAAGGGTTATATGCAGACTTGGCTGGTTCATATGCGCCATCCTCTGAGGCTGCGCAAAGAACTTGGATTCAAGGGCTTTTGGGGGGCCCAGTTCATGCTTCTCTCGTCCCCTTTGCTTCCGATGCTGAATCCGATTTTCTGGTCATTGCTCGTTCTCTGGTATGCGACACACGCGGGCTGGATTCATGATTTCTTTCCCGGAGCAATCTATTATCTTGCAGCCGTTCAACTGATTATCGGGAACTTTCTGTTTATTTACACAAATATGGCAGGCACTTACTGGGTTGTTCATGATCTGTATCGCAAGAAAGAAACCTGGCTTTCTTATGGATTAGTAAAATACGCGCTTTTCACGCCCATCTACTGGGTGATGATGAGCATTGCTTCACTGAAGGCTCTCTGGCAGCTCATTAGAAAACCATTCTATTGGGAAAAGACGGTTCACGGCTTCGATACGCAAAGCCACTCCACTCCATCATCCGGTGAAAAAATACAGGTTTAGGAAGAGGAAGGTGAAAGTATGGATATCAGTGTCATTATTCCGACATTTAATGAGGGAGACAATGTCCATCTGATCGCTGAACGGTTGAAGAAAGTACTCTTACCCTTAAATAGACCCTTTGAAATCCTGTTTATGGATGACAGCATAGATGATACACCAGATCGGCTGAATGAATTGGCCAAACGCAATCCATTTGTTCATTATATTCATCGAACGAGCGAACGCGGTTTGGCCAAGGCTGTTGTTGAGGGGCTGCATCACGCGAATGGAAAAATATTGGTTGTTATGGATGCCGATCTCCAGCATCCGCCGGAAAGCATCCCGGAAATGGTGAAGAAAATTGAAGAGGGCTATCAGATGGTCATCCCATCCCGCTTCGTCAAGGGTGGCAGTGATGGAGGATTGAACAGTTATCGTAAATTTGTTTCATGGACAGCGAGAATCATAGCTAGACTGACTCTTAAGAGGCTGAGAAAGATCACCGATCCGACAAGCGGTTTCTTCGCTGTCCGTAAAGAGGCTATTGTCGGAAAAGAATTTCAACCGATTGGCTGGAAAATCCTCTTGGAAATCATTGTCCGTGCAAATATAGATCGAATCGCGGAAATACCCTACCAGTTTCATGCGCGGGATCTGGGCAGTTCAAAAATGAGTGCGGTTGAACAGCTGAGGTATCTTATTCATCTTGCCAAGCTAGTGCTGGCAAGTGAAGAAGATCGGCGGTTTTATTTATTCAGCGCTGTGGGCTTGAGTGGCGTTGTCGTCAATCTTGCCTTCTATAAACTGTTTCTTATGTCAAACTTATCAGTCATTGTGGCTTTTTTACTTTCATCCGGAATCAGTATCTTCACAAATTTTCTTCTGAATAACTCATTTACCTGGAAGATGGAAGGATCGGGCGGCTGGTTTTCCTGGGGAACCCGTTTACTGAAGTATGTTATTGTTGCTTCAGGAGGGCTTTGCGTCTCCGGTGCAATAGTGTCTTTTTTTCATTATTTTATCAACCTTCCGGCGATGATCAGCGGAATAATCGGTATCGTGGCCGGCATTGTCTGGAACTTCTTCCTGAACGACAAATGGACATTCTCGACAAGTAAAAAGTACATGCTCCCAGAAGTCAAATCACTTACAGAGCGGGATACGGTGATACACGATGTCGAAAAATAACCGCCTGGCTGTTTGGGTGCTTGGCATTCTGGTGCTTTTCAGTGAATTGCTGTTTGGTATCTGGATGGCGCATTGGAATCATTTTGTCCCTGGAGATGCAGTCAGCAGAGTTGCCAATGCCTACTATGTTCTATTCAGCCGTCAACCGCACTTAGCGGCGATTGGTTTTGTCTGGAATCCTTTGCCTAGTCTGCTGATGATTCCAATTCTGCTTGCCAAGCCTTGGTTTCCTGAATTGGCGTCAGAGGGCATCGCTGGAATTATCCTGACCTCATTGTTTGCATCGGGAACCGCTATGCTCCTGTTCAGAAGCTTTCTCAGAAGGGGGACTCCGCTGCTTTTCAGTACCGCTCTTGTGATCCTGTTCTCTTTTAATCCTTTTATTTTTTACTATGGATCAAATGGCATGAGTGAAATGATTTTTATCTTCTTTTTGGTCTGCTGCGTGACGGCATTCCTCGACTGGCTGGATTCAAAAAGTGCGATTTCAATGATTTTAATCGGATTTTCTTTGGCGCTTGCCTTCTTTACCCGATATGAGACAATATTTTTCGGGCTTGCACTTGCCGCATCCCTGATGCTTATTGTTTGGAGACGGCGCCCGAAAAACGATCAGCCGACATATGGAATTACGGCCACCTATCAGAAATTGGAAGCGAGTGAACTTATAGCCTTGCTTCCTGTTATTTATGCCGTACTGATCTGGGCTCTATTGAACTGGTCCATTATGGGTGACGGCCTGTACTTCTTGCGTTCCAATTATTCGAATCTAGCTCAGTCTGAAGGGCTGAGTAAAAATCCGCTTATTGCTCCTGTGATAGGAAATCTGGGTAATTCCTTGCTGTTTGTGGCAGAAAGAAGTGTCCCCTTTCTTATTCCGTTAGCGTCCATTATCGTTATGCGGTTGATGAGAAAAAAACTTTTACGTGTGGATTTTGTCTGTTTGTTGCTGTTCGTTTTTTCCATTCCACTCATGCAGCTTATCATGCTTTATAAGGGTTCTTCATATGGCTGGCTCAGATTCTTTTCCTACCCATTGCCGCTTGTATTCGCGTGGCTGCCCTATGAGCTGCAGAAGCAGAAAGAAAGGGGGCGTCAGTTTTACATGATCGGGGGCTGCATGACACTCATCTTTTTAGGGGGGGCTGCCTATGTGACCGGCTATTTCATGAATAACAGCAGACTGGCCCCTGAAGAACACGAGGCCATTCATTATAGGCAAAGTACTACTTTTGCGAGTAATCGGCTATCGATGAATGTTGCAAATGAATTGGATCAGCGGTTGATGAGCGATCCTAAAGCATCTATTTTAATGGATTCTTTTAATGCTTTTCAAATTATTCTGGATATGAAACGATCGAATCAGCTGATTATTACAAGCGATCTCGATTTTAAAAAGGCGTTGAATAATCCTGTTGGAAGGAAGATCAGTTATATTCTTGTGCCTCGCCCGGTTGGTGTGGCATCACTGAACGCAGTAAACGAACGCTATCATGACTTCTTCAGCAGGGGGGCTCCATTTGCGAAACTGGAGAAACAATATGGAAATGATTGGCGGCTTTACCGGGTGGTTGATCCAGCGAAGAGGTAGATGCATTGCCGAGGACGCCCGATGTAAGTGAACTGTTGATCAGATAAATGGAAATTTTTGAAAGACGTTATCGAACTATCTCTTGTATGAAATAATGGCCAGAGACGGTCTCTTACCAGTGGTGTATGAGGCGTTTTTGACGAAGTCGCCTAGAATTTTTTCTTAATGACAAATGGATATTTTCAATAGACGAGAAGAATGTTGTGAAGGATAGTTTTGAGTACTATAAGAGAATACGGTGATGAACGATGTCAAAAAGTGAACGGTTTACAACCTGGATTTTAGCCGCTCTGACCTTAGTTGCAGAGTTGATATTTGGTATCTGGATGGCACATTGGAATCATTTCATTCCGAATGATTCATTAAGTCGTGTTGCAAATGCGTACTATGTCCTTTTTAGTCGGGATCGGAGCTTGTCTGCCATTGGTTTTATTTGGAATCCACTACCAAGCCTTCTTATAATGCCGATTCTGCTGTTTAAGCCCCTTTTGCCTGAACTGGCCTATGAAGGGATAGCAAGCGTGATACTTACAGCTATATTCGCGTCGGCTACAGTTTTTATACTGATACGAAATTTTATCAGATGGACACATTCGCTTGTAATCAGTACTGTCATCATTCTATTGTTCATTTTTAACCCTTTTATCTTTCTGTATGGATCAAACGGAATGAGTGAAATGATCTTCATCTATTTCATTGTTGCGTGTGTTATCGGCTTGATTCAAAGCATGGATGATCAGGGAACAATATCGATGGTCATGATCGGATTTTGTTTAGCGCTCGGCTTTTTAACACGGTATGAATCTGTTGCATTTGGTTTTTTCTTAGCACTCAGTTTTGCAATCAATATACTAGCAAGCAGAAGGACTTCACAAGGCTTTAAACTTTCATATAAAGAAACTTATCAAAAGTTGGAAGCCAGCGAATTAATCTTATTAACGCCAGCTATTTACACTGGACTGATATGGATCTTCCTTAACTTCACTATAATGGGGAATCCACTCTACTTTTTAAACTCAAGTTATTCTAATCTTGCACAGTCAGAGGGATTAAAAAATAGCGCGACGGTTAGTGGAATAATTGGTCATTTGCCTGCTGTACTGTTATTTGTTCTGGAAAGAAGCGCGTGCTTTTTAGTCCCCTTAGTTGCCATTATCATGATACGTATTATCCGCAGAGATCTGTTTAAGACGGATTTTTTAGTGCTCCTGTTACTTATACTATCCATACCTTTGATGCAAATTTACATGCTTTATAAGGGAGCTTCTTTTGGATGGCTTCGATTTTTTGTCTACCCGTTGCCAATCATTTTCGCATGGCTTCCCTACGAACTTAAGCGTTTAAAAAATAGTGGGAAATATATTCGTTTTGTGGGTTATTTTGCGATTATTCTCTGCTTGATTGCCAGCAGTATTTCAACTTTTATTGTGATGCACAATGGAAGAATGGCCCCTGATGAATATCAGGCCATTCATTACAAGGATAGTGAAGCCGTACAACTGTCCCGGATCTCGTTAAAAATTGCGCGTGATATTGATCGAAGGGTTCAAAAAAACAGGAGTGCGAAGTTTCTGATGGATTCCTTTAGTTCAAATAGAGTGATTCTTACTACGAGATACCCGCAAAATATCGTGATCACAAGTGACAGAGATTTTAAAAACAGTCTGAAAGATCCTGTGAAATATAATATTAATTATCTGCTCGTTCCCTCAACAGGTCAGGCATCAAAGTATGGACTGGATGCGATTAATCAACAGTATCCGCATCTCTATCAGAGCGGAGCAAAGTTTGCGAAATTAGATAAAGATTATGGTGACGGTTGGCGGCTATATAAAATAATTAGCACAAATAAAAAGAGCAATAAATGATGAACAGTCAGTGACTTTTTAAACCGCAAAAACAGAAGATTTCTGAGAATAAACTCAGAGCCGGGAAACGTTACAGATTCCCAGTTTAAAGGCTTCTACCCAAGGAAGGGCGGAGTCTTTTTTTGTTGTACCTGGTATATCTCATAACTTAGTAGACAGAATGCGCCTGATTGGACAGAAAAAATTATGTCATGTACACTTTTACATGTGACTAGGGAAATCCGTTACTGAGAAGGAAGGCTGTCCGTTATTGAACTTGCTATTCAGCGCTCTGCACTACATCCAGAATAATCGTCAGGCGTTTGATCAGGCGCTGATCACTCATCTGGAATTAAGCGGTCTGGCCCTTCTCATCGGGTTCTGCATCAGTGTGCCGTTAGGCATTATATCCGCAAAATATGCCAGGCTTTCGGCAATTGTGATGAGCGTGATTAATGGTTTGAGAGTGATACCGAGTCTCGCAATCCTTGTCTTGATCATGCCCGTTCTTGGGACGGGATTTATGCCTGCACTCGTCGCTTTAACGATTCTATCCTGCCCGCCCATCCTCATTAACACGTTTCTTGGCATTCAGCGTGTGGACCGCCAAGTCATTGAGTCGGCAGAGGGAATGGGCATGAATCGTCGCTGGATTTTGGGGAAGATTGAACTTCCTCTGGCTCTTCCACTGATCATTTCGGGCGTACGGACCGCGGCAGTCGAAGTCATTTCCAGTGCAACACTGGCTGCCTTTATTGGAGGCGGCGGGCTGGGTACATTCATTATCAACGGACTCGGATTGTATAATTTTGCATTACTGCTTGTAGGGGCCGTTCCGGTGGCCCTTTTGGCGATTTGTTCCGAACTTTGTTTCAGCATCATCGAACGCTGGGTTACTAAATATCGCAACGTTTAAAACTATGGAGGTGCGCGTGTGGGACGATCAAAAAATGCTTATATTTTTGGCTTTGGCGCTATTGTAGTTGTTGTTATCATCGTTATTCTTAGTATTTCGCTTTTTTCAAAAGGGAACGGAAGTTCAAACGGATCTTCAGGAAAAAATGAGACAGTAACGATTGGATCAAAGAACTTTACAGAAAGCCTGATTCTAGGCGAAATGTATTCCGATGCATTGGAAAATGCAGGTTATAAAGTGAACAGAAAATTGAATTTGGGCGGGACACTTATTGCCCACGAAGCGTTGGTCAAGGGCCAAATTGATATGTATCCGGAATACACCGGTACGGGTTTGATGGATATCTTGAAACAAAAGGAAATGACCAATGCGAATGCCGTTTATAACGATGTTGCAAAGGCGTATAAAAAGAAGTGGAACTTGATTTGGTTGAAACCGACTCAAGCGAATGATTCACAGGGTTTGGCAGTGACAAAAAAGATCTCGGACAAATATAACATTCATACCTTTTCCGATCTGGCTAAAGAAGCCCCAAACATCAGATTTGCCGCGACTCCGGAATTTAATGACCGCGCGGATGGTCTGAAAGGATTGAAAAAAGCGTACGGAGGATTTAACTTTAAAAGCAACCAACTCTTTGATTATGGAATCAAATACAACGTTCTGCTTCAGGGCAAGGAGGACGCAACAGTTGCTTTCACAACGGATGGACAATTAACAAATAAGAATCTGGTTTTGCTGAAGGACGACAAGCATTTTTATCCTCCCTATTATGTTTGTCCGGTAATCAGGGAGAGCGTGATCAAGCATGATCCAAAGATTGTAAAAGTGCTCAATGAAGTTTCATCGAAACTGGACAGTAAAGTGATGCAGGAACTTAATGCAAAAGTAGACATACAGAAGCAGAGCTATCAGACTGTGGCCAAAGATTTTTTGATTAAAGAAGGTATCATTAAATAACTGCAGAGATTGAAAAGATTATTTAAAGGAAGGTACCCCGTGGCTGATCCATATGCGATTGTTTTTGAGAAAATCAGTAAAACGTTTAAAAATGCAAGAGAACCGTCCGTTTATGAAACAAACTTGAAAATTGAAAAAGGCAGTTTTGTGACCATTCTGGGTGCATCCGGATGCGGAAAGACGACGCTGCTGAAAATGGTTAACCGGCTTTATGAACCTTCGACGGGTAGAGTTTTGATTAATGGCGAAGACGTGTCCAAAACCTCGCCGACCTTGCTGCGGCGAAAGATGGGTTACGTCATTCAGCAGGTCGGGCTTTTTCAGCACATGACCGTTGAGCAGAATGTGGCAACCGTGCCGGAAGTGCTCGGATGGGATAAGCAGAAAATCAATCAAAGAATTGATGAGTTATTGCGTTTGGTCAAATTGTCGCCTGAGGAATTTAGAAAAAGATACCCTGGACAATTATCTGGCGGGCAGCAGCAGCGGGTAGGTATCGCCAGGGCAATGGCTGCGGATCCTTCCATTTTGCTTATGGATGAACCCTTTGGTGCAATCGATGCGATTAATCGTTCCATTCTTCAGGATGAAATTCTGCGTATACAGAAGAAGCTTCATAAAACGATTTTATTTGTGACGCATGACATTATGGAAGCTTTGAAACTGGGAGATAAGGTCATCATCATGAATCACGGAGAAATCCAGCAGTATGATGAACCATTGGCTATTTTACAAAATCCTGCCAACCCTTTTGTCAGAAGTCTTGTTCATTCAGAGGATCTGCTGCAAAGAATGGCATTTATTAAAGCCAGGGACGTCATGAACACTGGTGTGAACAATCTGGTTGCTGGTGATCAGGAACCGGCCGTGGGAGAAGAAGAAAGTTTGAAGGACGTACTGCTTTTATTGCTGCGGACTCAGGCTGATTATGTCAGGGTAGAAAGTAAAGATAAAGTCACTGTGGGCTGTATATCGTTTCAGGAATTGAAGAAGATTTAATGCGGGAAAAAGAATTTAAGTGGGGGTCTGAATGCTGAATTATATTGAAAACAATGGGCAGGAAGTCGGCTTCCTTTTTCTGCAGCATGTTGAAATAACTTTTCTGTCTCTGGCTATAGCGGTCATCATTGCTTTGCCTCTGGGCATTTTGCTGTCGAAAAGCCGGTGGGCTGCAACATTTGTCCTCCCCTTACTCAGCGTCATCTATACCATTCCAAGCCTGGCATTATTCGCTTTGCTCATACCGATTGTCGGTCTGGGGATGGTACCGGCAATTATTGCACTCGTAGCTTACAGTCTGCTTATTCTGGTCAGAAATGTCGTGGCCGGTTTCCATTCCATTGATCCGGCCATTTTGGAAGCAGGAAGAGGAATGGGACTTGATCGATGGCAGATGCTTTTTGATATAGAACTCGTGATCGCGCTGCCTGTAATCATTGGTGGAATGAGGATTGCCGCTGTTTCAGTGATCGGCATTGCAACCATTGCTTCCTGGATTAATGCTGGCGGATTAGGTGTGATGCTCTTTCAAGGTTTGAGTCAGGATAATATCCCCGAAATCATTTGGGGAACGATTCTCGTTGCCGGTCTGGCGATTGCGGTCAATTATTTATTAGCTTGGCTGGAATCAAAGGCTTTGGCGAAAGCGAAGGGTGAACCGATGAGAAATAAGTAAATCGGGATGTGGAGAAGAGCCAAGAATGACATCAACGAGGACGAAGCTCCTATAGAAGTAAAGGAAACTTTAAAATAGCCAAAAAATCAGGCACGGCAGGATATTAGGAACGTTTATTTCTATCTGATGAAAATTGTCCCACATAGTACCTGTCATACTTGATATTTTGTAAAATAGTTCTGCAAAGAAAAGTATCAGTTATTCCATAGGCGGTCAATATAACACGGAGTAAATAACACCATTGATCAATTATTCGGCATCGATTTTAGCACGAAGCTCATTTATTGCTTCCTGGTGATCATCCTGCTTGAAAATGGCTGAACCTACCACAAAAACATCGGCACCTGCATCTGCACATTGCTTGATTGTTTGAACATTAATCCCTCCGTCTACTTCAATTTCAATCTCCTTATTCTTCCTGGAAATTAAATCGTGAGTTCCCCGGATTTTTTCAAGCATTTCCTGTATGAATACCTGTCCGCCAAACCCAGGATTTACAGTCATAATCAGAATAAGATCAAGACTGTTTAAGACATAATTCAAAGCGGACAAGGGAGTAGCCGGGTTTAGAACGACACCGGCCTTTGCTCCGGATTCGCGGATGAGCTGCAACGTACGGTGGAGATGTGGACATGCCTCAGCGTGGACGCTGATGATATCAGCGCCCGCTTGTGCAAATGACTGAATATAGCGATCAGGGTCCGCGATCATTAAGTGAACATCAAGAGGTACTGATGTGATACCCCGTAATGCTTGTACTACTCCCTGCCCAAATGTAATGTTTGGAACAAAAATCCCGTCCATGACATCGACATGAATATAATCCGCACCCGCCCGCTCAACTGAGCTTATCTCATCTGCAAGATGAGTGATGTCCGCATTTAAAATAGATGGAGCAATTTTTTTCATGATTTCCAGTCCCTTGATCTGATGTTTTTCAGAAATGTTCACCCTTAGAAATGAGAATTGGGTGGAGTGCAGTGGAAACTTTATTATCTCTCAAAGTTTCTCTTAATCACCGCTCCCGCTTCCCTCCCAACGAAGCTTCCTGCCGACTGCCGTTCCGATTTTCGGAAGGGATCATGGCTGGCGTCAAGCATCCAATAGTAGATTCCCTCAGTGTGTGCGGTTTGGGCGGCATCATACATGGCGGCGAACCAGTTTGCCTGAATGGACTCCTTGATTGAACCATTGCCGGTATTCAGCCAGGGATGGGCATACATTCCTGATTGGGCCAGAATTCCGGCTTCCTGGATGGTCAGATTTTTGCGGACGGACAATGGCCATTGGGCGAACCAGTGGCTCAATGCCTGACTGAGTTGCGGGACCGTGGCCTGGTCATTCAGCTGAATGTGCGGGTAGGCGTCAATGGCCAAAGCACTGAAGGGCATGGAAGCCCAATTATTCCAATTTTCGGCATAACTTAAAACCCCTTTGTACCCCGTATGCCTGACTGCAGAACCGAGCTGCTGCCATTCTTTTTGCCGGGTCTGCAGGGAAGACAGTTCTGTTCCAATCACTAGTTCGTCGACAGTTAATTGTTTGGATAGTTCTGCGTAATGAACGATCAGTGATTGATAGGACTGGAACCAGTTATGAGTGTTTATTGGCGCGATAGAACCTCGCCAGGCAAGGGCATTCTCGGCAACAATGTTTTTTTCATCGATAATCGGCCGAAGCATGACGCGCAGCTGTCTTTTTTTTGCCTCACTGACTGTAAATTGGATCAGCTGCAGATTGGGCGTGTCTGGACCCGCATACACATGTGTGGGTGTTGCACCGTCTGTATAAATTGGGAAACTGATACCGATCGCGTTTGCTCCGAGAGAGACGACATAGTTCAAATTCCGGCTGATTGATTGTTTTTCCTGAGAGCTCCCGTCCTGTGACGCGGCGGGATGCAGATAGAGCTGAATGCCTCTTTGAAACTGGCCATGTTGCCACGGGTGCTTCACGGTTATTAATTTGGGCATAGGTTTTTGTGGCTTTGCCAAATGTTTGTGCGCTATTGTCTCAACAGGTTGAGTGGCGCAGCCGCTTAAAATAAGAATGACGACTAAAAAAAGAACGAGGATGGACTTGCGCATAGGAATCTCTCCCTTTTGCTGTCGTTATTGCTGATGAAGTTCGGATAAGTTGTTTTTATAAACGGAATGATAGTGCCCGGGTGCAACCGTGTGATTCAAGGAACGATATATTTGATCGGTTTTGTCATGGCGGTGCACCTGAACCGAGGAATGGGTACTGTGTACATGAGTAAGTTTGCTGAATTGACGGTTTTTATCACGTCAGAAACGGATGGTGGTATGTAACTTTTTGCTGCATACCAGAGCAACAATTTAAACTCGACGAAGTACGTGTAGAAAAAGTGAAGTGGCGATGAAGATGAACCCTGGCTAATGATGGACTTGACGGCCAGCCACAAACAAAAGAAATGCTATGGCTGAATAAAAGATAAACTGTCTCCGGCTGAATAATTTTTTTGCTGTAGACCGCGTGATCATCCCGCAAGCATTCTCCATAAACGTCCAAGCCTCTCTTTTTTTAACTCGTTTATGGAGTGATATTCAGCTTATGGACAAATATTCTATTATGGTGAAAAAAATAATAATGTGAAAGCGGATATATTGCTGTGGGGATTGAGATAAAAATGGAGAGATGTTTTTTACCTCACTTTAAAGTGATCATCAATTAATTGAGGCGTTCTTAGATTGACAGGAATATATATCGACTGTGGTATGTCGCATATCAGACGTTCGTAAACATGATTGAACAATAAATATTTTGGGAAGCGCATACAAAATGATGCTAGAATGGTCTTAGGGATGAAAAGTTGAATCTAAGGGAAAGGCAGGGGATTCGGCATGAAAATTGCGATAGCAGGGGCGGGGGCGATGGGCTCCCGGTTCGGATATATGTT
This genomic window contains:
- a CDS encoding glycosyltransferase family 2 protein, coding for MRIINPFYLQRINHEGEPDTFDYNVSLKEKELQRLNEQINQSRERTKKRIKESKEKIAEMYIRIEKLLRNNEQSQPLDEALTHGEQANHAFGSLRIGERLLIRGAITAEQLNQALEDQSRHGGRIGDTLVHLGYVTRDQVEQILDQSFRRLLLGEQLVQSGDLRREELQKALRYQEKIGGDIGEILLSMNLITQNQLYGALAVQNQVGRLISYNKYDAEKNKIPKGLASQYHAIVISRSVERCVIAVETLLNSKQLSTLSKQLDVPVTQVLASPWEMEDMWGDIYKKEFLNESTDKLKNEQPENSASETFTLSQIVCMIILSIMIAASLLWNWFYTLVIINIIIQLVYFGMSITKFVLILYGTRETAQLRITDEEIAAINERDLPMYTILVPMYKESNVIPKLVTNLSQLDYPKNKLDIRLLIEQDDVEAQQVIQSMNLPLYFQTIVVPDGQPKTKPKACNYGLIRARGDYIVIYDAEDQPDRDQLKKVFLAFQKSPESTACIQAKLNYFNSDQNLLTRFFTQEYSNWFELMLPGVMQINVPIPLGGTSNHFKTDVLKKLGAWDPYNVTEDADLGIRLYKQKYTTKVVDSRTLEEANSRSRNWIRQRSRWIKGYMQTWLVHMRHPLRLRKELGFKGFWGAQFMLLSSPLLPMLNPIFWSLLVLWYATHAGWIHDFFPGAIYYLAAVQLIIGNFLFIYTNMAGTYWVVHDLYRKKETWLSYGLVKYALFTPIYWVMMSIASLKALWQLIRKPFYWEKTVHGFDTQSHSTPSSGEKIQV
- a CDS encoding glycosyltransferase yields the protein MDISVIIPTFNEGDNVHLIAERLKKVLLPLNRPFEILFMDDSIDDTPDRLNELAKRNPFVHYIHRTSERGLAKAVVEGLHHANGKILVVMDADLQHPPESIPEMVKKIEEGYQMVIPSRFVKGGSDGGLNSYRKFVSWTARIIARLTLKRLRKITDPTSGFFAVRKEAIVGKEFQPIGWKILLEIIVRANIDRIAEIPYQFHARDLGSSKMSAVEQLRYLIHLAKLVLASEEDRRFYLFSAVGLSGVVVNLAFYKLFLMSNLSVIVAFLLSSGISIFTNFLLNNSFTWKMEGSGGWFSWGTRLLKYVIVASGGLCVSGAIVSFFHYFINLPAMISGIIGIVAGIVWNFFLNDKWTFSTSKKYMLPEVKSLTERDTVIHDVEK
- a CDS encoding glycosyltransferase family 39 protein — translated: MSKNNRLAVWVLGILVLFSELLFGIWMAHWNHFVPGDAVSRVANAYYVLFSRQPHLAAIGFVWNPLPSLLMIPILLAKPWFPELASEGIAGIILTSLFASGTAMLLFRSFLRRGTPLLFSTALVILFSFNPFIFYYGSNGMSEMIFIFFLVCCVTAFLDWLDSKSAISMILIGFSLALAFFTRYETIFFGLALAASLMLIVWRRRPKNDQPTYGITATYQKLEASELIALLPVIYAVLIWALLNWSIMGDGLYFLRSNYSNLAQSEGLSKNPLIAPVIGNLGNSLLFVAERSVPFLIPLASIIVMRLMRKKLLRVDFVCLLLFVFSIPLMQLIMLYKGSSYGWLRFFSYPLPLVFAWLPYELQKQKERGRQFYMIGGCMTLIFLGGAAYVTGYFMNNSRLAPEEHEAIHYRQSTTFASNRLSMNVANELDQRLMSDPKASILMDSFNAFQIILDMKRSNQLIITSDLDFKKALNNPVGRKISYILVPRPVGVASLNAVNERYHDFFSRGAPFAKLEKQYGNDWRLYRVVDPAKR
- a CDS encoding ABC transporter permease — its product is MNLLFSALHYIQNNRQAFDQALITHLELSGLALLIGFCISVPLGIISAKYARLSAIVMSVINGLRVIPSLAILVLIMPVLGTGFMPALVALTILSCPPILINTFLGIQRVDRQVIESAEGMGMNRRWILGKIELPLALPLIISGVRTAAVEVISSATLAAFIGGGGLGTFIINGLGLYNFALLLVGAVPVALLAICSELCFSIIERWVTKYRNV